The following proteins come from a genomic window of Gadus morhua chromosome 11, gadMor3.0, whole genome shotgun sequence:
- the pomgnt2 gene encoding protein O-linked-mannose beta-1,4-N-acetylglucosaminyltransferase 2: MRASLAGCRMSVGALLNGLLVSVVAALLWKYSKLSEHAASLEEELHLTRQSQELSEGRIDYHAALLALQEHGTRMVCTGKMHTDRICRFDYLCYCSEAEEFVFFYSNSSVMLPNLGPRRFQPALLDLSSVEDHNTQYFNFLELPAGALKFMPKPVFVPDVTLIMNRFNPDNLMHVFHDDLLPAFYTMKQYLDLDDEARLVFMEGWGEGPYFDLYRLLSGKQPLLKEQLKNFGKLMCFTKSYVGLSKMTTWYQYGFVQPQGPKANILVSGNEVRQFAKIMMERMNITGQEDTAKEGDGTEEEQEKEKREDYIVVFSRSTTRLILNEAELIMALAQEFQMRVLTVSLEEQSFASIVQVISGASMLFSMHGAQLVTALFLPRGAAVVELFPYAVNPEQYTPYKTLASLPGMDLQYVSWRNSMEENTVTHPERPWDQGGIVHLEKEEQERIQVSKDVPRHLCCRNPEWLYRIYQDTLVDIPSLLEVLKEGLKTRPSVKKNKAASTVHPGRVREPQCQTSVQATNEAKLTVSWQIPWNLKFLKVREVKYEVWIQEQGENTYMPYILPQLNYTFSENIKPFTTYLVWVRCIFNKSLLGPFADVLMCRT, from the coding sequence ATGCGCGCGTCGCTGGCGGGCTGCAGGATGAGCGTGGGCGCGCTCCTCAACGGACTGCTGGTGTCCGTGGTGGCGGCGCTGCTCTGGAAGTACTCCAAGCTGAGCGAGCACGCCgcctccctggaggaggagctgcaccTGACGCGCCAGTCCCAGGAGCTGTCGGAGGGCCGCATCGACTACCACGCCGCCCTGCTGGCCCTGCAGGAGCACGGCACGCGCATGGTGTGCACGGGCAAGATGCACACGGACCGCATCTGCCGCTTCGACTACCTCTGCTACTGCTCCGAGGCGGAGGAGTTTGTGTTCTTCTACTCCAACTCGTCCGTCATGCTGCCCAACCTGGGGCCCCGGCGGTTCCAGCCGGCGCTGCTGGACCTGTCCTCGGTGGAGGACCACAACACCCAGTACTTCAACTTCCTGGAGCTGCCCGCCGGCGCGCTCAAGTTCATGCCCAAGCCCGTGTTCGTGCCGGACGTCACGTTGATTATGAACCGCTTCAACCCCGACAACCTGATGCACGTCTTCCACGACGACCTGCTCCCCGCCTTCTACACCATGAAGCAGTACCTGGACCTGGACGACGAGGCCCGGTTGGTCTTCATGGAGGGCTGGGGCGAGGGCCCGTACTTTGACCTCTATCGGCTGCTGAGCGGCAAGCAGCCGCTGCTCAAAGAACAGCTGAAGAACTTCGGAAAGCTCATGTGCTTCACAAAGTCTTACGTGGGCCTGTCCAAGATGACCACCTGGTACCAGTACGGCTTCGTCCAGCCACAGGGCCCGAAGGCCAACATCTTGGTGTCAGGCAACGAGGTCCGGCAGTTTGCCAAGATCATGATGGAGAGGATGAACATCACCGGGCAGGAGGACACCGCCAAGGAAGGAGACGGTAccgaagaggagcaggagaaagagaagagggaggattACATCGTGGTTTTCTCCCGCTCCACCACGAGGTTGATCCTGAATGAGGCGGAGTTGATCATGGCACTAGCCCAGGAGTTTCAGATGAGGGTCTTGACGGTGTCGCTGGAGGAGCAGTCGTTTGCCAGCATAGTGCAGGTGATCAGCGGGGCGTCCATGCTGTTCAGCATGCACGGCGCTCAGCTCGTCACGGCACTGTTCCTGCCCCGAGGGGCCGCCGTGGTGGAGCTGTTCCCCTATGCGGTGAACCCCGAGCAGTACACCCCGTATAAGACCCTGGCCTCCCTGCCGGGCATGGACCTGCAGTACGTCTCCTGGAGGAACTCCATGGAGGAGAACACGGTCACCCATCCGGAACGGCCCTGGGACCAAGGGGGGATCGTGcacctggagaaggaggagcaggagcgcaTACAGGTCAGCAAGGACGTCCCCAGGCACCTGTGCTGTCGGAACCCAGAGTGGCTTTATAGGATCTACCAGGACACTTTGGTAGACATCCCTTCACTCCTAGAAGTGCTGAAGGAGGGCCTCAAAACCAGGCCCAGCGTGAAAAAGAACAAGGCGGCCAGCACCGTTCACCCAGGGCGAGTCAGAGAACCCCAATGCCAGACCTCTGTCCAGGCCACCAACGAGGCCAAACTCACAGTGTCCTGGCAGATCCCGTGGAACCTGAAGTTCCTGAAGGTGCGCGAGGTGAAGTATGAGGTGTGGATACAGGAGCAAGGAGAGAACACCTACATGCCTTACATCCTGCCCCAGCTGAACTACACCTTCTCAGAGAACATCAAGCCTTTCACCACCTACCTGGTCTGGGTGCGGTGCATCTTCAACAAGAGCCTTCTGGGTCCTTTTGCAGATGTTCTCATGTGTAGGACCTAG